AATGACTATTGTAGTTATCAGCACCATTTTATTGCAACTAGCGGTAATCTACATTCCTTTCATGAAAAGCTTTTTTAGTTTGGTACCCTTGTCAGCTAAAGATTTATTTATCTCTTTAGCAGCCGGAAGTATTATTTTTGTTGTAATCAGCATAGACCGAAAGCGCTATCGTAAATCAGCCTGATTTTTAAAAAACTGCATTATACCGTTGTTCAAACACAAATATTTTTTCTTAACCGCTAGATAGTTGGTGCTTGCTTTAACTTGCTTTGTTAATCGTTACTACATGAGCCAAATTACAGTTGCTCTCTACACAGAACCGAGACAGATTAAATTCAATATTTTTAAAAAATTAGATAAGTGGAGTAGTAGCTGAAGATAAGTTACTTTCAACCACATTCTAAAGGCCTATAAAAGTTTACTACCACGTGCAAGCGCTGTAATCTATCGTTTAAACTTGCTAATTTAACTTGTAACAAACTTTGGTGGGCAGTTACTACTTGGTAGTAATTAACGCCATTGAGCAGAAGTTCCTATTAATAATCAACGGATTTCCGCAAAAACTTCAGATGAGAAGTGCATACTTAATTTTCTTTAATATCTTGTGGGGAAGAGATATAGCATCGATACCTCCTGACCAGAGTTTAGTAATTTTATGAAGCCAATATTACTTTAAGTAGGTAGAGGTTCAATTGTACTAGGGACAAAAGATTGTATTTGCAGGCAAATTGTGTGCAAATAAAAAAGCACTTACCGAATTTCTTCTTGTAAGTGCTTTATTTTCAAGTGGTCGCGTAGGGACTTTTCAACGGCACCATTTACTAGTATTTACTAGCAAAAACTGGTCTCATTAATAAGGAAGGCCATTTGTGAATATTACAAATAGTAATAAGAGGTAGTTGATGTATTAACTTCTGCACCCAAAAGCTGCACCCACTTTACGAAACTTTATGGGATTGCTGCTTAAAAATATTAACTAGTTCTTGCTCATCAATTCCAATGTATCTGTTGAATGAAACCTCAGTTTTATGACCAGTAGCTTGCATAACTATGTGGCGCGGTACCCCTTGGTATACTTTAGTAGTAGCAAAAGTTTTACGGCCAACTTTAGTACTCAATACAATGCGATCAACGTCGGCTAACTTTTGGATTAACTTTAGGTGATGATTGATCTTTGGGCATTTAGGAAAAATAAATTGCTCTGAATTGCGGTATTTGTTAACCAGAGCTACAGGTTTGAAAATACCATCATCGAAGAATGGAATATAACAATACTCTCCAGTTTTTTGAGTATCAACAATAATCAACTCTTGTTTAATATCACTAACAGCTAATTTCTGGGCATCACTTATCCGTAGGCCAGTATAGCAGCACATTAAAAATACATCTCTCGCTAATTCTAGCTGAAAAATGTATGAATCAAAAGCAGATAACTCTAAATTCTCATTTAATTTGTTAGAATAAGAGAAGTAGAGTTTGTTGCGGAGTGGAGCCGCTTTGAAATCTAGGTTTTCAATAGCCACAAGCTCAGTTAACAGCAAGAAATCAACTCCTTTGTAGCGCGATGGTGCCGAGAAACGTACGTATTTAGGATTAATTTTTAATTCCTCATCGTGATCCTCACACCAAGTAAGAAATTGCTTTAGCCGCCGTACATGCTTACCAAAGTTATTTATGCCTTGATTTAATTCTTTTAGCATGTATTCGCGAAAAGCCGCGTAGAAGTGTTTATCCATCCCTTCTAGACTAAGCGGTTTGCCGTAGAATTCTTCAAAAGCAACAAATCGCTTTATCGTGGAATTTAATCCTTTGATTGTATTGGGAGACATTACCCTCCCAGTTGCTTCTACGATGCGATCTTTTTCTTCATTAACCCATAGGTGCATCAACGAAATTACTGAAGGTTTTATCGTGGACTCCAAATCCACTATTATGTCTAGCTTTTTTAAATTTAATTGGTATGATTCGTATGCTTGCTGCAACTGCAAGTTGGTAAAATCATCTTGGGACTCAGAAGCGCCACTGGCCAGTACTGCGGCATAAACTTTTTCAAACAGCAACTTAAAACTTTCATTAGTGAGTTCTATGCTACTGTCATTACTAACCTTAAAAACAAACCGAAGCGTTTTTTCAATATTATCCAGCTTTTGATTTATTATCGAGGCGAATGGCTGCCGTGGTTTTACTTTCTGCTTTTCACTATCCCACCCATCAGGATATAACACTTTTTCCCCAGTAGGAATAGGTAGGCGTTTATTATAATAATGCACCATCATGCGAATAGGAGCTTTACCATCTTTGTCAAGCCGATCTTTTCGCGGGTAACGATTTATTTCCATTCAGTAAGGCTACATTAAGCTATACTTAAAGCTGATTGTTAGAAGGTTAGTCTAGAATGTGCTTAATTATCTAGAGTGGGTCTATTGCAGAATATTCCATGATATATTCTATCGAGTAAGAATATTGGTAATCTATTTGATCTTTTTTAGAAGCTCAATAATTTCATCCTTCAATTGCAATTCCTTGACTAAGCTCGCATTCTCCGCCCGACATAAAGCCAATTCATGTAAAACCTTATCCATGCTAATTTTTGAATTATCGTTTAAGTTGCCAGGAATGGTAATCTTTTGTTTAGTGACATGACCCATCGTATTGGCTATACCATTTAGCTTAACATTGTAGTAAGTATTTTTCGACACTTTCTTGTTGTAAAGCAAATACTCTACTGGTAGACGAAGTATCTCGGCTATTTTAACAAGATACCTGCTCTCCACTGAATCCCGTTTATATATCTTATACAAATTAGCTACACTCATTTCGGCATGCGCTGCCACTTGCTCCGGAGTTAAATCGGAGTCCTCGATAGCCTTCTTAATATTCTCCCCAATCATCTTTTATTATTCAAGCTTGATGCTCAATATTTTATAACATATTACAGTAATATATTATAATAATACTTGACTATATTATTCAACTATGTTATAATTGTCTGTTATTAGTAATCGAATGTACAATAAAACTGACACAAATGGCAAAAGTTGTCCGGAAAAAAGCACTGAGCGAAACCCCTAAATTCAACATTAGAATCCGCTACGAAAAGCTTAATGACGATCAGAAAAAGCTACTCCGTGCGGAGCACGTAAAGACTTTCGGTTTAGGAGATCGTGCTTTTTACAGAGACCTTAATAAAGACCTTTTAAGTGACGAGGTTCTCCAGTTTTTCGCCGACATGTTTGGCTGTTCCATTGCTGATCTCTTTCGCCATAAACCCCCAATAAGGCCAACGGTGTTCGATTTAGAGCAGAAATACGACAAACAATTACTCAGAAACTAGACCAGCAATCATACCAAAAATAAAAGTATATAATACATATTATATATACAAATAAATATAACAAATATAATATTCATTTGAATTAAAGCGCTAAGTACCCATGACACCAAACGACCTATTAACCGTGGGGGATTTAAATACCTTGAAAACAGAAATTCGAGGGATGTTAGATGAATTAAAGCCGTCTTTAGCTAACGCCAAAGATCGCTATTTAAACATTCAAGAAATTGTAGAATTCACGGGGCATAGTGATAAAACGGTGCGTCGGTGGATTAAGGAAGGCAAGAAAGATCGTTTTGGGAAAGTTTTTAAGCTCGAAGCCGAAGAATTTTCCCCAAGTAATTACCGGGTATTGCGCAGCACCCTGATTGCTTTTGGAAAAATAAAAGGCTGTATCCCCGCCGGTCCAGAAGGAAGCAGTAAATAAGGATGACTAAAGTCGATAATAGAATCTAGTAAATACAAAAGCCATCATTTACTAGCCTCATTAAATCATCATTTAAATCACGCATTCAAATGTTACAGCCTGATCAGAAAATAAAAGCCTTGGAGCAAGATATTGCCTTTTTAGAGGCGGAGCTAGAAGCTATAGGTAGAAGAAAAGAAGTGGCAGAAATATTCGAAGATAGGCTAACGGTTGCTAACTGCGGAAAAGATTGGGCTGAGATTGCGGCTACCCTCCAGCGAATGCAGCACGATTTAGCAGTGCTCAAACAAAAACATTATTTCGCTACCCTAATCAGATAAAAGTCTCATGCCCATTGATCGTCGCCGCTACCCCAAGAACTGGAATCTGATCAGCTACTTCGTGCGGTTTACCCGGGCGAAAGGTAAATGTGAGTTTTGCGGAGCCGAGCACGGAAAACAGCATCCTGCCACCGGTTCGATGGTCTACCTGCAAGCCATTCACGTCAAGCACACTTTAGAAGCTACCTCCTGGGAGGACTACAAAGCGGCTTGTCAAAAGTGTCATTTTAATTATGATCGCCGCGCCAGCCAAATGGCCCGCCGGTACGGGAAGTGTTACCGCGATACGCAATTAGACTTATTTACTTGAAGTAGAATTTCCTATTCAAATCAATGATGCTCAACTATAAATTAATTCTTCACCCATAAAGTTTTTCTCGGTAAGCACGCATGAGTTATAATAAACGGATCAGTGATGATACCATTCAAAAAGTAAAACAAGTAGATATTGTGGCGGTGGTGGGGGCTTACTTACCCCTAAAAACCACCGGTACCCGGCACCAAGCCTGCTGTCCTTTTCACGTCGAGAAAACGCCATCGTTTTCGATCAATGAGGTGAAGCAAATTTTTAAGTGTTTCGGCTGTGGTGCGGCCGGCGACAGCATTGCTTTTGTGCAGAAAAAAGAAAACTGGAGCTTCGCCGAAGCTGTGCTTGATATCGCCACTAAAAATGGCATTCCGCTAGAGTACGAGAATTTATCTGGGGAGCAGCAGCAAGAAGCCGAGCAAGCCTACCAGGTCCGTAAATCCCGGCAGCTGTTACTCGAGTACGCTCTTGCTTACTATCAGGCCAATGATTTACCAGCTACTTGGCCGCAGCAAAGACGCTTACACGAAACAACGTTACTGGACTTTAAAGTAGCTTTAGCGCCGGCCGAGAAGGACCAGTTTTTTAAAGACGCTACTGCCGCTGGCTACCAACCTGATCAACTCTTACTAGCCGGTCTGATCCGGGAAGTCACGCTGGAAAGTAAAACGGTGGCTTACGACTTTTTTCAAGACCGCATCCTTTTTCCTATCCACGATCACCGGGGGCAGCTAGTCGCTTTCACGGGTAGACTAGTGAGAGAACCAGCGCCAGATGCAACGTATAAACCTCCCAAGTACCTGAACTCCCCGGACACTGTCTGGACCAAGGGCGATCACCTCTACGGGCTACATTTGGCCGGCAAACACATTCAGGAGAAGCAATTTGCTTACCTGGTGGAAGGCAACGTGGATGTGCTGAGCTTTTACCAAGCAGATTTTAAAAATACCGTAGCGCCTTGCGGTACGGCTTTAACTTTAAACCAGATCCAACTTTTAAAAAAATATACGGATACCGTCGTGATCGTGCCCGACCACGATGCGGCTGGCCTAAAAGCGCTGCATAAGAATGCCCAGCTATTGATTGAGCAAGGTTTTATTGTGCGGGTATTGTTGCCGGGCAAAGAACGGGATCCGGATGAGGAGATTAGAAAACTTATTACTCCCGAGAAAATAGGGGAGTGGCTTCGGGATACTAAAGAATATATCTCCGGCTACTTGCTGGATGAATGCCAATCGCAAGGCTGCTTATCTCCCCACGAAAAAGCGGAGCAGATTACTCGTATGGGCACAGTGCTGGAGCTCATCGAGAAAGACATCCTGCGGAATACCTATTTCGACGAAGTCTGCGAACGCTGGCCAGATTTCAAAAAGAACTACAAGCTGCAAAAACGTAAGTCTGAAACTGATTCCCAGGAACTCTCCAAGCTGGAGTCTACCACGCGGGCCGCTTATTTTGACTTTGGCTACTACGAAAAAGACGGATGCTATTATACTTACGAGAAAAAGCAGGAGATCATGATCTGTAACTTTACCATTGAGATCCTCTACTTCGTACTCTCGGAAAATGAACCCAAGTACGTTTGTATCTTCCGTAATATGTTTGGCAAGGTTCGCACCACGGCCGTATCTACTGATGATTTTACGGGCGTGGGCACGTTTAAACGCGCCATCGGTAAACTGGGCGCCTTTATCTTTGACGGCACGGAAACCCACCTGAACAAAATTAAAATGAAGCTCTTTGACGGGGTGATTGAAGCCGTGCAACCGCGCTACATGGGCTACAATTCCCACGGGGACTTCTACACCTGGGCCAACGGATTGTTCTATGATGGCCAGTTCATTAAATCCGATAAGTACGGCATCGTGCCCTTGAGAAAACCAATTAAAAGCTTAGAAGAGCTCGCGCAAGTAACTTCGGATAGCCAGGTGGAAATAAATAAGTCTTTATTGTTTTTTCGTTCCTATAATCAGTTTATTACCCAACTACCCGCCGACCAACTGCAAGAACAGCTAACAGCTGGCAAGGTGTACCAGCTCTCGTATTATTACCTGCCTTTTTCGACAACCCTGAAACTAAATCCGGAGGAAGATGATACTTACGAGCTCGAGCGCATGTTCCGGCACTTTGAAAAACCCGGCCTTACCTTCGAGCGCTGGGCCACGCTCCTGGTGGAAGCCTACGGCAATAACGGCAAAGTGATGGTGTGCTTCTTCTTGGCAGCCTTGTACCGGGATATCATCTTTAAAGAAAACAGTAATTACTTTCCCTTGCTGGACCACTTTGGCCCCCGGGGAGCGGGTAAGAGCAAAGGAGCTGAATCTTTAGCGGCCATGTTCGGGGAATACCCTGAAGATGGGGTGAACATTGAAGGGGGGAGTACCGCCACCGGGATCCGCCGCTACATGGCTTCGGTCCGCAATGGCTTGATCTGGCTCAACGAATACAAAAATACGGCCTCTGATCAATTAATTGGGATGCTCAAAGGCATTGCCGACGGTAGCGGCAAGATGACCGGCCGGGCTACTGGGGGCAACGAAACCAAGAACTATAAACCGCAGTCCGCAGCCTTGCTCTGTGGCCAGGATCTGCCCACAAAGGATCCGGCATTACTCTCCCGCACGATTATATCGGAGTTCAACGAGCAAACTAAGCAGACCAGCGTGACTGCTTACCAGGAGTTAAAACAGCTCGAGAAAGATGGTTATACCACGAGTGTCACTTGCCAGATGCTCCAGTACCGCAGTCACATGAAACACTACCGCCAGGTAGAACCTAAAATAAACCAAAAAGTTAAAGCCAAATGCCGCGAGGTATTGGAGTTCCCGCCCGATGACCGGGCCGTGCTAAACATCAGCACCCTGCTGACTACTTACCAGATCTTGGCCGAACAAGGCCAGGTGCAATTTCCGTTCAGCTACGAGGATATCCAGCAAGAGCTCGTTACCCGCTTGAAGCTGCAGGTAGAAATACAAGCGGTATCCGATGACGTGGAACAGTATTTACTCGTGCTGCAATCCATCCGGGAAGTGCGGGAAGGGGAGCACTACAAAATCCAGCGGGAAGCTGACGGTGTAACCAAGCTGTTCCTACGCACCAAAGCCGTCCATAATTTCTACCTGGCCACCGCCCGGACGCAAAACATTACGCCTTTGGGCATTAGCACCATCCGGGTCTACCTGGAGAAGCACCGCGCCTTTCTGGAAGTCAGGGAAAGAGGGGTGCACTTTCCGGAACTGGCCAATACCACGAGCGCCATGGTGCTCAATTACGATTTGCTGCGCCGGCAAGGCATCGAGTTCCAAACCAAGACCAACCTGCAGCAATTAACCTCCGAAGATGATCCGAGCGCAAAGCTAGCGCGCTTGATAAAACTAAATGGCAATGCCCCGGAGCTCATCGCGGCCTTCGTAAAGGATCAACCGTTGGACCAGTGGCTGAGCACGGAAGAGTTACTGGCTGACTTTAACTACAACAAAAGCCCCAAGATGGCCCGGGACAAGTTTATGGAAGCCATTCACCAGAATGCTCAGGTAGCACCGAATCGGCAATATGACTTTTCGGATAAAACTGGTACCATGGTCAGGTTTAAGCAATATTTTTAAATTTGCTTTGCCCCCTTAAAATCGAGTATTGAGTTTCCCACTTTCCCCTTTCTATTTGTAATACTTATTTATTGCTGATTATCAGCAACTTATAGAAGGTATAGTAAAGAATAGTTCTATTTTATTCGGGGAAACAGATGGGAAACTTGGGGAAACTCGGGGAAACTGCCCCCCAATACGGGGAAACAGGAGTGGGAAACGCCCGGGAGTTTCCCCTTTTCCCCCCGAGTTTCCCACCTGCTTAAATTGTAAGTGGTTGATAATCAAAGATGGGGAAAGTGGGAAACTGGGAAACACGAAAATCAACTATTCTGGATTTTTCGCTTTTTTCAAAAACGGAGGAGCATTTCAACTATTACCTTAATTTACCAAGTAAAAAGCAGAATAGAACTTTTTTAATAGTTTAC
The sequence above is a segment of the Adhaeribacter swui genome. Coding sequences within it:
- a CDS encoding tyrosine-type recombinase/integrase; the encoded protein is MEINRYPRKDRLDKDGKAPIRMMVHYYNKRLPIPTGEKVLYPDGWDSEKQKVKPRQPFASIINQKLDNIEKTLRFVFKVSNDSSIELTNESFKLLFEKVYAAVLASGASESQDDFTNLQLQQAYESYQLNLKKLDIIVDLESTIKPSVISLMHLWVNEEKDRIVEATGRVMSPNTIKGLNSTIKRFVAFEEFYGKPLSLEGMDKHFYAAFREYMLKELNQGINNFGKHVRRLKQFLTWCEDHDEELKINPKYVRFSAPSRYKGVDFLLLTELVAIENLDFKAAPLRNKLYFSYSNKLNENLELSAFDSYIFQLELARDVFLMCCYTGLRISDAQKLAVSDIKQELIIVDTQKTGEYCYIPFFDDGIFKPVALVNKYRNSEQFIFPKCPKINHHLKLIQKLADVDRIVLSTKVGRKTFATTKVYQGVPRHIVMQATGHKTEVSFNRYIGIDEQELVNIFKQQSHKVS
- a CDS encoding helix-turn-helix domain-containing protein, with amino-acid sequence MIGENIKKAIEDSDLTPEQVAAHAEMSVANLYKIYKRDSVESRYLVKIAEILRLPVEYLLYNKKVSKNTYYNVKLNGIANTMGHVTKQKITIPGNLNDNSKISMDKVLHELALCRAENASLVKELQLKDEIIELLKKIK
- a CDS encoding helix-turn-helix transcriptional regulator, whose translation is MTPNDLLTVGDLNTLKTEIRGMLDELKPSLANAKDRYLNIQEIVEFTGHSDKTVRRWIKEGKKDRFGKVFKLEAEEFSPSNYRVLRSTLIAFGKIKGCIPAGPEGSSK
- the dnaG gene encoding DNA primase encodes the protein MSYNKRISDDTIQKVKQVDIVAVVGAYLPLKTTGTRHQACCPFHVEKTPSFSINEVKQIFKCFGCGAAGDSIAFVQKKENWSFAEAVLDIATKNGIPLEYENLSGEQQQEAEQAYQVRKSRQLLLEYALAYYQANDLPATWPQQRRLHETTLLDFKVALAPAEKDQFFKDATAAGYQPDQLLLAGLIREVTLESKTVAYDFFQDRILFPIHDHRGQLVAFTGRLVREPAPDATYKPPKYLNSPDTVWTKGDHLYGLHLAGKHIQEKQFAYLVEGNVDVLSFYQADFKNTVAPCGTALTLNQIQLLKKYTDTVVIVPDHDAAGLKALHKNAQLLIEQGFIVRVLLPGKERDPDEEIRKLITPEKIGEWLRDTKEYISGYLLDECQSQGCLSPHEKAEQITRMGTVLELIEKDILRNTYFDEVCERWPDFKKNYKLQKRKSETDSQELSKLESTTRAAYFDFGYYEKDGCYYTYEKKQEIMICNFTIEILYFVLSENEPKYVCIFRNMFGKVRTTAVSTDDFTGVGTFKRAIGKLGAFIFDGTETHLNKIKMKLFDGVIEAVQPRYMGYNSHGDFYTWANGLFYDGQFIKSDKYGIVPLRKPIKSLEELAQVTSDSQVEINKSLLFFRSYNQFITQLPADQLQEQLTAGKVYQLSYYYLPFSTTLKLNPEEDDTYELERMFRHFEKPGLTFERWATLLVEAYGNNGKVMVCFFLAALYRDIIFKENSNYFPLLDHFGPRGAGKSKGAESLAAMFGEYPEDGVNIEGGSTATGIRRYMASVRNGLIWLNEYKNTASDQLIGMLKGIADGSGKMTGRATGGNETKNYKPQSAALLCGQDLPTKDPALLSRTIISEFNEQTKQTSVTAYQELKQLEKDGYTTSVTCQMLQYRSHMKHYRQVEPKINQKVKAKCREVLEFPPDDRAVLNISTLLTTYQILAEQGQVQFPFSYEDIQQELVTRLKLQVEIQAVSDDVEQYLLVLQSIREVREGEHYKIQREADGVTKLFLRTKAVHNFYLATARTQNITPLGISTIRVYLEKHRAFLEVRERGVHFPELANTTSAMVLNYDLLRRQGIEFQTKTNLQQLTSEDDPSAKLARLIKLNGNAPELIAAFVKDQPLDQWLSTEELLADFNYNKSPKMARDKFMEAIHQNAQVAPNRQYDFSDKTGTMVRFKQYF